TTCAGATACAGATTATATTGACGTTCAGATACAGATTATATGGATTATTTAAtggaatatttaaaatgataacgACGATGATAATTTATTACTCTGTGTGTTAAAGGTCACCTGAGAATTATTTTACAATTACATGACatattatgacatttatgtttcacattttattcatttaaaaatacttgTTCAAATCACacaattgtttatatttatatgtcatttaaataataacgAATAACCCTGAATCCCTGCTTGGACTGTCACAGCAGGTCACATGACTCGGCTTACGTCACATGACCTGCTGTGACAGCGATGATTCTTTCAGATCCGACAACAAACACGTTCTGTAACAAGTGAGATTAGGATTAATGCTGCATTGTTCTCTCTGCTGCCCCCATCTGgctgtttgtatatatatgtgtatatacagtcatCATGAGGtgtggtgatgatgtcatcacaggtGTGTGCGGCTGCTGCTGGGCGCTGCGTCCTCGCTACAAGAGGCTGGTGGACAATATTTTCCCTGAAGATCCAGAGGTACATGAatatttatgaatatttatgaatatttatgaatatttatgaaTTAATTATGGATGTTAGTACATGAAAGCAGCTTtaaattcactgtgtgtgtgtgtgtgtaggacggCCTGGTCAAAGCTAACATGGAGAAGCTAACCTTCTTCGCGCTGTCAGCTCCTGAGAAACTGGATCGTATCGCAGCGTATCTTTCTGAGAGACTGACCAGAGAACTGAACCGACAACGCTACGGgtcagaaccacacacacacacacacacacacacacacacacacacagtgattttatGTGTATTGTCTATCTGCGACAACTCTCCTGATGCTAATGCTAAATGAAAGCTTGtcctggggctaatgctaagctaccTACTATCCGGTGGGCTAATGCTAAACTAACACAAGTcggggctaatgctaagctaactactctTCTGGGGCTAATGCTAAATTTACTAATCCTCTGGGGCTAATACTAAGCTAACTACTCTtctggggctaatgctaagtTTTACTAATCCtctggggctaatgctaagctaactactctcctggggctaatgctaatgGATGTCTTGGCTGATTACAGTCAGGAGAACGGTGATACAGCCTGACAGAGTCCTCTCCTCCCTGGGCTGGGTCTGGTCAGGGTCTGGACACTGCACAGGATCCAGACCCTGAAATGAGACACAGCGAGAGAGTTTCATAAGTTTCCAGTTAGTCCAacttcctgctgtgtgtgtgtgtgtttctcaggttCGTCTCCATAGCGATGGAGGCGTTGGAGCAGCTGCTGTTAGCGTGTCACTGTCAGAGCATCAACCTGCTGGTGGAGAGTTTCCTGGGAACTCTGCGTCTGCTGCTGGAGACGGACAGGCCACACCTCCAAGTCCTCGCCACCAactctgtaacacacacacactgtgacatcatcacagctcATAACTCCTCCCTCTGACcctctgtccctgtgtccccGCCCCCCATGCAGTTTGTGAAGTTTGCCAACATCGAGGAGGACACGCCCTCGTACCACCGCAGCTACGACTTCCTCGTGTCTCGCTTCAGTCAGATGTGTCGCTGCCAACACGAGGACCAAGACGTCCGCAaccagtgtgtgtctctgtgaccatgtgaccataCTATCGACCAATCACACCACTCacgtgtcctctgtgtgtgtgtgtgtgtagaatccGTGTGTCGGGGATCCGTGGTCTGCAGGGCGTGGTCAGGAAGACTGTGGACGACGAGCTGCAGGTCAACATCTGGGAGCCGGGTCACATGGAGCAGATTGTCCCCGCCCTGCTGGTCAacctgcagcagcacacacacttacagaggtacacacacacatactcacagaggtacacacacacactcacagaggtatacacacacactcacagaggtatacacacacactcacagaggtacacacacactcacagaggtatacacacacactcacagaggtacacacacactcacagaggtaCATATtggggactgtgtgtgtgtgtgtgtgcgcgcgcagtGAGTCTCCAGCAGAGCAGACTGAGCTGTGTTTCAGAGAGCTGTTGAGTCGAGCTGCTTATGGACACATCAACAACGCCATCAGACCTGTGCtcatgtgagacacacacacactgtggattAAATCCCTGTAATCTGAGCTCACATTAATCCCGCCTCTTGTCTTCAGGCACCTGGACACTCACAGTCTGTGGGAAGAACCCAGTTTTGCTGTTCGATGTTTTCAGATCATCATGTTCTCCATCCAGGTCACTGATAACTCACTGATAACTCACTGATAACTCACTAACTACTCTAACTAACTCACTAACTAACTTATTAACTGTGTGTCCTCTCAGTCTCAGCACTGTCACCTGGTCGTCCAGCAGCTTCTGTCTCACCTGGACACCAACAGTCTGAGTCCAGCGTCAGTGAGAGCAGGAATCATCCAAGTCCTGTCTGAGGCTGCTGTGATAGAAGCTGCTGGATCTGTGGGTCTGTGTCCTCTCTGGGTCctcatgtcttcttcttctctggtgtcctcatgtcttcttcttctctggggGACTCatgtctcctcttcttctctggtggACTCTGGTTTCTCATGCCTCCTctttgtcgtcttcttcttctctggtgtctcatgtctcctcttcttctctggtggACTCTGGTGTCTCATGCCTCCTctttgtcgtcttcttcttctctggtgtctcatgtctcttcttcttctctggtgtctcatgtctcctcttcttctctggtggACTCTGGTTTCTCATGCCTCCTctttgtcgtcttcttcttctctggtgtctcatgtctcctcttcttctctggtgtCTCATGTCTCCTCTTGATATCTGGTGGACTCTGGTTTCTCATGCCTCCTctttgtcgtcttcttcttctctggtgtctcatgtctcttcttcttctctggtgtctcatgtctcctcttcttctctggtggACTCTGGTTTCTCATGCCTCCTCTTTGTCGTCTTCTTTTTCTCTggtgtctcatgtctcttcttcttctctggtgtcTCATGTCTCCTCTTGTTATCTGGTGGACTCTGGTGTCTCATGCCTCCTCtgtgtcgtcttcttcttctctggtgtctcatgtctcctcttcttttctggTGGACTCTGGTGTCTCATGCTTCCTCtgtgtcgtcttcttcttctctggtgtctcatgtctcttcttcttctctggtgtcTCATGTCTCCTCTTGTTCTCTGGTGGACTCTGGTGTCTCAGGTCCCACGGTGTTGGAGGTCTTCAACACGCTGCTGCGACAGCTCCGGCAGAGCGTGGACGACCAGCTGACTGGTTACTATGACAACGCTGGGAGACGTAGAACCAcgtgtgaggaggagaagacgcTGCAGGACGCCGTCATCAGGACCATTGGTGAGAACAGTCGTCCACTTCCTGTCACCACGTGTTGATCCTCACGTGTTTCTGTGGCTCCTCCTGCAGGAAGCTTCGCCAACACACTTCCTGTctaccagaggtcagaggtcatgctTTTCATCATGGGGAAGATTCCTGTTCCTGGCGTCTATCCTGATCTGGACTCGCCCAATACCGGGTAACCATCTCCATGACGACGAGACACGTTGTAAATATGTGAGGTGATGATGAGTGacatcacgtgtgtgtgtgtgtgtgtgtgtgtgtgtgtgtgtcaggtgtgaaGGCAGCAGGATGATCCAGGTGATGCTGTTAAAGTCTCTGCTGCAGgtgagatgaagatgatgatgatgatgaggatgaggatgaggatgagattttaagacataaaatgagacaaatgaataattatgtcagtgctgctgtgtgactCCGCCCCTAAGGTGTCAGAGCGCTATGACAGCACTAACCTGTTGGTGGCGATGCCCTTGTCTTTCCTGGAGCCGCTGCTGTCCTTCACTCTGATGGAAGATCCTGAGATTTGTCTGCTCGTCCTCAAGGTCCTCATCTCACTGATGGACCgtcaccacaacacacacacactgagagaggccaggtacacacacacacacacacacacacacacacacacaccatcatcatcatcggcGGACACGAGTATGTCTGTCCTCCTTCTTGGTCTTTATAGGTCCTCAGGTGGGCGAAGAGGCCGATCTTGGACCCAAGATTTGGGTGGTTAATGTGGTCGTGGGTTTGGGTGGATAATGGTGGTCGTGGGTTTGGGTGGTTCATGGTGGTCGTGGGTTTGGGTGGTTCATGGTGGGTTTGGGTGGTTCATGGTAGTCGTGGGTTAGGGTGGTTCATGGTGGTCGTGGGTTTGGGTGGGTTTGGCACAGCTAAGACGAGGGTGTACCTCTTCATCAATGGTAGCTTAGGTGTGGGACGTGGTCCACATTTTCCCACCTGGTGTTGTCAATGAAGGTGTTTTGGGGAACTGCTGCGGTTTGGTGGAGGCTGATGGAAGATTTGAGTCTTTTTTATGCTGATTGCCAGACCAAGCTGTTTGTACGCTTTCATGAAAGAACTCAAGGTGCATTGTAGGTCCTCTTCTGAGAGGGTACAGTAGCATTATGGTCTGCATACTGCAGCTCTGTGATGACCCTTAGCCCTGAATCTGTTGATGTTCAACGATGGCGCGATGCATTCCTGCTTTACTCCTCTGACGACCCGAAAGGGTTCCGTCTCATCTCCAAAACCAGTTGGCACAGTGTCAGACATGTTATGGAGCAGCAGGACCAGCCAGAGGGCCTGACGTGATCATTGATCTGTGTTCTGCTCTGTGGCTGACCACGCCCCCTCTACTCTGTGATTTGGTCTATGAAGGCCATGTTTAGAGGTAGATTCTGTTCCCGGCACTTTTCTTGCAACTGACGAGCAGAGAAGTTCATATCTAGAGTGCCTCTGTTTTGGCAGAATCTACTCTGAGACTCGGGAAGGATGCTTTCTGACAGGGGGCGGGTCTCTTGGCTAATACCCGAGCTGTGCGGGAATTCTCTCTTTTTCCCATATTTTGAGCAGTAGGGTGTGGATGAACAGGTCTGCCTTCTTTTAGAACCTCAGCAGGGCATGTCCACTTACTAGTGGGCCTGCATGCCGTGTCTCTGGGGTCCCCTGCTACTCCGAGATCCTGTACAACTTAGCCTGGAATGGCAGGGTTGCCACTTGACGGGATGCATCGCACCATCGTTGTTCTCCATCTCACAGGGAACCAGCTGCCACTGGGAGTCCAATTCATGTAGAGGTTTGACGTAGAGGTAGAGGTTGTGTGGCCACAAGGGTACGTGTTGATGGCAGTGGAGAGGCTGTGTACGCACTCGCCTCCTCTTTTCATCCCCTGCAGCATGTAGCATGTAGCATGTAGTGTGCAGCATGTAGCATGAtcaccaggtgtgtgtgtgtgtgtgtgtccacagtgtAGCGGTGGACGTGTCCCTGCTACAGCTGAAGGAGGACACGTCGTCTCGTCAGGACATCCTCTTCATGAGGAAGGTAAAAGACACTGATCATtgatcactgatcactgatcaaTCACTAtgatcacgtgtgtgtgtgtgtgcgcagcacGCTCAGCGTCTCTACAGGCACGTCTACCTGGTGTGTAAGGAGGAGAGCAGTGGGCGGAGCCACTATCACGCCCTCTTCACCTTATTGGCCGTCCTGATTGTGGAGCTGTCCAATGAAGACGTGACTGTGGACCTGATCAGGCTGGTTTTCGCTCTGCAGGTGATTATTGAACATCAATCATTGATCTGTGTTCTGCTCTGTGGCTGACCACGCCCCCTCtactctgtgattggctgctcaGGAGCTAGTGTCGTGCAATCAGGAGAGTCTGACAGTGTTTAACCACTGTGGTGTCCACGCCCTCTGTGCCGCCGTCCTCAGTCTGATGTCCACACTGACATGTCCTCCATTACTGAGACACGtctctgaggtgtgtgtgtgtgtgtgtgtttgtgtttgtgtgtgtgtgtctgtttgtgtttgtgtttgtgtttgtgtgtgtgtgtgtgtgtgtgtttgtgtgtgtgtctgtgtgtgtatgtgtgtgtttgtgtgtgtgtctgtgtgtgtatgtgtgtgtttgtgtgtgtgtgtgtgtgtgtgtgtcataaacactgatcttgtcaagaccaaaacctggtgtGCAGGTGATAGCTCGTCGTCAGCAGGTGGCTCCTCACCTGCTTCCTGACCACGCcctctgtgatgatgtcatcactccCCCCACTGAGCTGCAGGTGGACGACGCCCTCCTGTTTGTCCAATCAGAGATGAGCGAGGCGCTGAGAGGAAGCAGCTACAGCTCTGAGCTCATCAACACGCCATACACACCTGAACTGACaggtacacgcacacacgcacacacacacacacacatgcacacacacgcacacacacacacgcacacacacgcacacacacactcacacactcacacacacacacgcacacacgcacacacacacacactcacacacacgcacacacacacacagtgacagcagtgtgtgtgtgtgtgtgtgtgttgcagatgaAGAGTGTCTCTCTAAGAGGAAGAGTGTTGGAGACATTGTGTCTCTGCAGTTGGACTTGGACCATTACTGTCCTCACACTCTACAGGTGTCTGTCTCTGATGacgtcctctgtgtctctgatgatgtcctgtgtctctgatgacgtcctctgtgtctctgatgacgtcctctgtgtctctgatgatgtcctctgtgtctctgatgatgtcctctgtgtctgtgatgacgtcctctgtgtctctgatgacgtcctctgtgtctctgatgatgtcctctgtgtctctgatgatgtcctctgtgtctgtgatgacgtcctctgtgtctctgatgacgtcctctgtgtctgtgatgacatcctctgtgtctctgatgacgtcctctgtgtctctgatgaTGTCCTCATGTCTCCTGCAGAGTCCTGAGACAAACCACATCACCTTTGAGACTCTGAAGAACACCATCGGTGAGTTTCCgtcactgtgagacaaatgGTTTACAGTTTCCATAGCAACTGAGTCTGTAATGTCATCATGTCAATCATGTCCTCCATCCGTCCTCCAGAAGACCGAGGAGACGTGGACGACGAGGagcggaggaagaggagacatcTGGTGGAGCGATTTCAGACGGCTCCGTTTGAGGAAATCGCTGCTCACTGTGGAGCGAGGGTGAGTCGTCCTCGGGTCGCGGGACGTCCTCGAGTCACATAGCGTCATCGGGTCAGGTGACGTCCTCCGTTTCTCTGACCTGGTTCCTTTGTCTTTCAGGTGTCCTCACTTCAGTCTAAACTGGAGCAGGTCTTTGACCTCGTCATCCGTCCTCCTCCGTCACCATGTGGACATTCGGCGCTGCGCTCCACGCCGCTCTACGACATGAAGTTCCCCGACCTGTGAGACACTCGAGAGCGAACGGACCATGTCCCGATTTAAGCttttcctgagtgtgtgtgtgacaggagaGGACgcgaggaggaaggagagtcATCACACGCTTTGTTCCCTCgttgattgattattgattccTGGTGTTTCTGTGTATTAATAAAATACCGATAGTCGTCACAATTGATTGATTATTGGCTGAGATGAAGCACACACgccatttagcagacgcttttatccaaagcgacttacaatggaatcaagtacaatcagccagggtggaatcgaacttgcgaccatgatgtctttcatacacaaggtagggtcttaaccactgagccactttAGTCTTTCAAAATTTCAACCGTTGAATTACGAGGACAAACAGTTTGATCCTTCATCACTTCACTTGTTTCCACTGTCACTGTCGGGAAAACCGCCAGCGCTGAAGATAGTCCAGTGGACTAGGACGTCAAGTCACAGTTCAAGACATTGTGGTTTTGAATACCGCtggaggtatgtgtgtgtgtgtgtgtctgggtgttacaaaaacaaccaaactaaATCCTGTCAAAAAACAAAGTACTTCTAAACCCCAAACTAAAAATACGTTGCGTGCGTTGTGGTTGCGTCATTTCACTTTAAACGAGGATTTTAACTTCATCAATGTCTCTGCAATAATGGGAGGAAAGAGCTAGCATTGAAGAGGCTTGAAAAagcatgtcatagtatagtatgtcgtccaaaatgtgacaaaaaagtcatagtatagtatgtcgtccaaaatcggtcaaaaaagtcatagtatagtatgtcgtccgaaatcggtcaaaaaagtcatagtatagtatgtcgtccaaaatgagacaaaaaagtcatcgtatagtatgtcgtccaatgtgagtcaaaaaagtcatagtatagtttgtcgtccaaaatgagacaaaaaagtcatagtatagtatgtcgtccaatgtgagtcaaaaaagtcatagtatagtatgtcgtccaatgtgagtcaaaaaagtcatagtatagtttgtcgtccaaaatcactcaaaaaagtcatggtatagtatgtcgtccgaaatcagtaaaaacgtcatagtatagtatgtcgtccaaaatgtgacaaaaaagtcatagtatagtatgtcgtccaaaatcggtcaaaaaagtcatagtatagtatgtcgtccaaaatgagacaaaaaagtcatagtatagtatgtcgtccaatgtgagtcaaaaaagtcatagtatagtatgtcgtccaatgtgagtcaaaaaagtcatagtatagtttgtcgtccaaaatcactcaaaaaagtcatggtatagtatgtcgtccgaaatcagtaaaaacgtcatagtatagtatgtcgtccaaaatgtgacaaaaaagtcatagtatagtatgtcgtccaaaatcggtcaaaaaagtcatagtatagtatgtcgtccaaaatgtgacaaaaaagtcatagtatagtatgtcgtccaatgtgagtcaaaaaagtcatagtatagtatgtcgtccaaaatcggtcaaaaaaggtcatagtatagtatgtctcaaaaaagtcatagtatagtatgtcgtccgaaatcactcaaaagagtcatagtaaagtatgtcctccaaaatcactcaaaaaagtcatagtatagtatgtcgtccgaaatcactcaaaaacgtcatagtaaagtatgtcctccaaaatcactcaaaaaagtcatagtatagtctgcgtccaaaatcggtcaaaaaagtcatagtatagtatgtcgtccaaaatgtgacaaaaaagtcatagtatagtatgtcgtccgaaatcactcaaaaacgtcatagtaaagtatgtcctccaaattcactcaaaaaagtcatagtatagtatgtcctccaaaatcactcaaaaaagtcatagtatagtatgtcgtccgaaatcactcaaaagagtcatagtatagtatgtcgtccaaaatgtgacaaaaaagtcatagtatagtatgtcgtccaaaataggtcaaaaaagtcatagtatagtatgtcgtccaaaatgtgacaaaaaagtcatagtatagtatgtcgtccaaaatgtgacaaaaaagtcatagtatagtatgtcgtccaaaatcggtcaaaaaagtcatagtatagtatgtcgtccaaaatgtgacaaaaaagtcatagtatagtatgttgtccaatatgagtcaaaaaagtcatagtatagtatgtcgtccaaaatcactcaaaaaaattcatggtatagtatgtcgtccgaaatcagtaaaaacgtcatagtatagtatgtcgtccaaaatgagactaagaagtcatagtatagtatgtcgtccaaaatgtgacaaaaaagtcatagtatagtatgtcgtccaatgtgagtcaaaaaagtcatggtatagtatgtcgtccgaaatcagtaaaaacgtcatagtatagtatgtcgtccaaaatgtgacaaaaaagtcatagtatagtatgtcgtccaaaatcggtcaaaaaagtcatagtatagtatgtcgtccgaaatcactcaaaaacgtcatagtaaagtatgtcctccaaaatcactcaaaaaagtcatagtatagtatgtcgtccgaaatcactcaaaagagtcatagtatagtatgtcgtccaaaatgtgacaaaaaagtcatagtatagtatgtcgtccgaaatcggtcaaaaaagtcatagtatagtatgtcgtccgaaatcggtcaaaaaagtcatagtatagtatgtcgtccaaaatgagacaaaaaagtcatagtatagtatgtcgtccgaaatcactcaatgaagtcatagtatagtatgtcgtccaaaatgtgacaaaaaagtcatagtatagtatgtcgtccaatgtgagtcaaaaaagtcatagtgtagtttgtcgtccaaaatcactcaaaaaagtcatggtatagtattttgtccgaAATCagtaaaaacgtcatagtatagtatgtcgtccaaaatgtgacaaaaaagtcatagtatagtatgtcgtccaaaatcggtcaaaaaagtcatagtatagtatgtcgtccaaaatgtgacaaaaaagtcatagtatagtatgtcgtccaatgtgagtcaaaaaagtcatagtatagtatgtcgtccaaaatcactcaaaaacgtcatagtatagtatgtcgtccgaaatcactcaaaaacgtcatagtaaagtatgtcctccaaaatcactcaaaaaagtcatagtatagtatgtcgtccgaaatcactcaaaaacgtcatagtaaagtatgtcctccaaaatcactcaaaaaagtcatagtatagtatgtcctccaaaatcactcaaaaaagtcatagtatagtatgtcgtccgaaatcactcaaaagagtcatagtatagtatgtcgtccaaaatgtgacaaaaaagtcatagtatagtatgtcgtccaaaatcggtcaaaaaagtcatagtatagtatgtcgtccaaaatgtgacaaaaaagtcataatatagtatgtcgtccaaaatgtgacaaaaaagtcatagtatagtatgtcgtccaaaatcggtcaaaaaaggtcatagtatagtatgtctcaaaaaagtcatagtatagtatgtcgtccgaaatcactcaaaagagtcatagtaaagtatgtcctccaaaatcactcaaaaaagtcatagtatagtatgtcgtccgaaatcactcaaaaacgtcatagtaaagtatgtcctccaaaatcactcaaaaaagtcatagtatagtctgcgtccaaaatcggtcaaaaaagtcatagtatagtatgtcgtccaaaatgtgacaaaaaagtcatagtatagtatgtcgtccaatgtgagtcaaaaaagtcatagtatagtatgtcgtccaaaatcactcaaaaacgtcatagtatagtatgtcgtccgaaatcactcaaaaacgtcatagtaaagtatgtcctccaaaatcactcaaaaaagtcatagtatagtatgtcgtccgaaatcactcaaaaacgtcatagtaaagtatgtcctccaaaatcactcaaaaaagtcatagtatagtatgtcctccaaaatcactcaaaaaagtcatagtatagtctgcgtccaaaatcggtcaaaaaagtcatagtatagtatgtcgtccaaaatgtgacaaaaaagtcatagtatagtatgtcgtccaaaatcggtcaaaaaagtcatagtatagtatgtcgtccaaaatgtgacaaaaaagtcatagtatagtatgtcgtccaaaatcggtcaaaaaagtcatagtatagtatgtcgtccaaaatgtgacaaaaaagtcatagtatagtatgtcgtccaatatgagtcaaaaaagtcatagtatagtatgtcgtccaatgtgagtcaaaaaagtcatagtatagtttgtcgtccaaaatcactcaaaaaagtcatggtatagtatgtcctccgaaATCagtaaaaacgtcatagtatagtatgtcgtccaaaatgagacaaaaaagtcatagtatagtatgtcgtccaaaatcactcaaaaacgtcatagtatagtatgtcgtccgaaatcactcaaaaacgtcatagtaaagtatgtcctccaaaatcactcaaaaaagtcatagtatagtctgcgtccaaaataggtcaaaaaagtcatagtatagtatgtcgtccaaaatgtgacaaaaaagtcataatatagtatgtcgtccaaaatgtgacaaaaaagtcatagtatagtatgtcgtccaaaatcggtcaaaaaaggtcatagtatagtatgtctcaaaaaagtcatagtatagtatgtcgtccgaaatcactcaaaagagtcatagtaaagtatgtcctccaaaatcactcaaaaaagtcatagtatagtatgtcgtccgaaatcactcaaaaacgtcatagtaaagtatgtcctccaaaatcactcaaaaaagtcatagtatagtctgcgtccaaaatcggtcaaaaaagtcatagtatagtatgtcgtccaaaatgtgacaaaaaagtcatagtatagtatgtcgtccaatgtgagtcaaaaaagtcatagtatagtatgtcgtccaaaatcactcaaaaacgtcatagtatagtatgtcgtccgaaatcactcaaaaacgtcatagtaaagtatgtcctccaaaatcactcaaaaaagtcatagtatagtatgtcgtccgaaatcactcaaaaacgtcatagtaaagtatgtcctccaaaatcactcaaaaaagtcatagtatagtatgtcctccaaaatcactcaaaaaagtcatagtatagtatgtcgtccgaaatcactcaaaagagtcatagtatagtatgtcgtccaaaatgtgacaaaaaagtcatagtatagtatgtcgtccaaaatgtgacaaaaaagtcatagtatagtatgtcgtccaaaatgtgacaaaaaagtcatagtatagtatgtcgtccaaaatcggtcaaaaaagtcatagtatagtatgtcgtccaaaatgtgacaaaaaagtcata
This genomic interval from Solea solea chromosome 2, fSolSol10.1, whole genome shotgun sequence contains the following:
- the LOC131447135 gene encoding protein EFR3 homolog B-like isoform X5 — its product is MKGLRSRGMWRQEVFSLSFSSSHFLHPLPQVLSAIMMSRSLPRGINPPTLPRGITMPSLPSLPRGVSLPRVVAMPTVSQAPRRLLQDCCSVLDHQTPGGVCGCCWALRPRYKRLVDNIFPEDPEDGLVKANMEKLTFFALSAPEKLDRIAAYLSERLTRELNRQRYGFVSIAMEALEQLLLACHCQSINLLVESFLGTLRLLLETDRPHLQVLATNSFVKFANIEEDTPSYHRSYDFLVSRFSQMCRCQHEDQDVRNQIRVSGIRGLQGVVRKTVDDELQVNIWEPGHMEQIVPALLVNLQQHTHLQSESPAEQTELCFRELLSRAAYGHINNAIRPVLMHLDTHSLWEEPSFAVRCFQIIMFSIQSQHCHLVVQQLLSHLDTNSLSPASVRAGIIQVLSEAAVIEAAGSVGPTVLEVFNTLLRQLRQSVDDQLTGYYDNAGRRRTTCEEEKTLQDAVIRTIGSFANTLPVYQRSEVMLFIMGKIPVPGVYPDLDSPNTGCEGSRMIQVMLLKSLLQVSERYDSTNLLVAMPLSFLEPLLSFTLMEDPEICLLVLKVLISLMDRHHNTHTLREASVAVDVSLLQLKEDTSSRQDILFMRKHAQRLYRHVYLVCKEESSGRSHYHALFTLLAVLIVELSNEDVTVDLIRLVFALQELVSCNQESLTVFNHCGVHALCAAVLSLMSTLTCPPLLRHVSEVIARRQQVAPHLLPDHALCDDVITPPTELQVDDALLFVQSEMSEALRGSSYSSELINTPYTPELTES
- the LOC131447135 gene encoding protein EFR3 homolog B-like isoform X2, translated to MKGLRSRGMWRQEVFSLSFSSSHFLHPLPQVLSAIMMSRSLPRGINPPTLPRGITMPSLPSLPRGVSLPRVVAMPTVSQAPRRLLQDCCSVLDHQTPGGVCGCCWALRPRYKRLVDNIFPEDPEDGLVKANMEKLTFFALSAPEKLDRIAAYLSERLTRELNRQRYGFVSIAMEALEQLLLACHCQSINLLVESFLGTLRLLLETDRPHLQVLATNSFVKFANIEEDTPSYHRSYDFLVSRFSQMCRCQHEDQDVRNQIRVSGIRGLQGVVRKTVDDELQVNIWEPGHMEQIVPALLVNLQQHTHLQSESPAEQTELCFRELLSRAAYGHINNAIRPVLMHLDTHSLWEEPSFAVRCFQIIMFSIQSQHCHLVVQQLLSHLDTNSLSPASVRAGIIQVLSEAAVIEAAGSVGPTVLEVFNTLLRQLRQSVDDQLTGYYDNAGRRRTTCEEEKTLQDAVIRTIGSFANTLPVYQRSEVMLFIMGKIPVPGVYPDLDSPNTGCEGSRMIQVMLLKSLLQVSERYDSTNLLVAMPLSFLEPLLSFTLMEDPEICLLVLKVLISLMDRHHNTHTLREASVAVDVSLLQLKEDTSSRQDILFMRKHAQRLYRHVYLVCKEESSGRSHYHALFTLLAVLIVELSNEDVTVDLIRLVFALQELVSCNQESLTVFNHCGVHALCAAVLSLMSTLTCPPLLRHVSEVIARRQQVAPHLLPDHALCDDVITPPTELQVDDALLFVQSEMSEALRGSSYSSELINTPYTPELTDEECLSKRKSVGDIVSLQLDLDHYCPHTLQSPETNHITFETLKNTIDRGDVDDEERRKRRHLVERFQTAPFEEIAAHCGARVSSLQSKLEQVFDLVIRPPPSPCGHSALRSTPLYDMKFPDL